One window of Mesorhizobium loti R88b genomic DNA carries:
- a CDS encoding enoyl-CoA hydratase, translating to MAYETIITETRGKVGLITLNRPKALNALNSQILAELVAAVNGFCADRGIGAMVITGSDKAFAAGADIKEMQAISYVDAYSQDFFVGWEEFTRARKPIIAAVAGYALGGGCELAMMCDFIIAADTARFGQPEITLGVIPGMGGSQRLTRFVGKSKAMDMCLTGRLMDAAEAERSGLVSRVVPADELVEEAVKAAAKIADFSLPSVMMAKEAVNRSYETTLAEGLRFERRLFHSLFALEDQKEGMAAFAEKRKPNFTNR from the coding sequence ATGGCCTATGAAACGATCATCACCGAGACGCGCGGCAAGGTCGGGCTTATCACGCTGAACAGGCCAAAGGCCCTGAATGCGTTGAATTCCCAGATCCTCGCCGAGCTGGTCGCGGCGGTGAACGGTTTCTGCGCCGACCGGGGCATCGGCGCCATGGTTATCACCGGTTCAGACAAGGCCTTTGCCGCCGGCGCCGACATCAAGGAGATGCAGGCGATCTCCTATGTGGACGCCTACAGCCAGGACTTCTTCGTCGGTTGGGAAGAGTTCACGCGGGCGCGCAAGCCGATCATTGCGGCAGTGGCCGGTTATGCGCTGGGAGGCGGCTGCGAACTGGCGATGATGTGCGATTTCATCATTGCCGCCGACACCGCCAGGTTCGGTCAGCCCGAAATCACGCTCGGCGTCATTCCCGGCATGGGCGGATCGCAACGCCTGACCCGGTTCGTCGGCAAGTCGAAAGCGATGGACATGTGCCTGACCGGACGGCTGATGGATGCAGCGGAAGCCGAGCGCTCGGGCCTGGTGTCGCGGGTCGTGCCTGCCGACGAACTTGTCGAGGAGGCCGTCAAGGCGGCGGCCAAGATCGCCGATTTCTCGCTGCCGTCGGTGATGATGGCGAAGGAAGCCGTCAACCGTTCTTATGAGACGACGCTTGCCGAGGGATTGCGGTTCGAACGCCGCCTGTTCCACTCGCTTTTCGCGCTCGAAGACCAGAAGGAAGGCATGGCCGCCTTCGCCGAAAAGCGGAAGCCGAATTTCACCAATCGGTAG
- the rpsT gene encoding 30S ribosomal protein S20 yields MANTSSAKKATRKIARRAAINKNRRSRVRSYVRQVEEALASGDKTAAQAAFKAAEPELMRAATKGILHKNTASRKVSRLAQRLKVLSA; encoded by the coding sequence ATGGCCAACACATCCTCGGCCAAAAAGGCAACGCGCAAGATCGCCCGCCGTGCGGCGATCAACAAGAACCGCCGCTCGCGGGTCCGCTCCTATGTCCGTCAGGTTGAGGAGGCACTCGCCTCCGGCGACAAGACAGCGGCACAGGCTGCTTTCAAGGCTGCCGAGCCGGAATTGATGCGTGCCGCAACCAAGGGCATCCTCCACAAGAACACTGCATCTCGCAAAGTGTCGCGGCTGGCTCAGCGCCTCAAGGTGCTGTCCGCCTGA